A single genomic interval of Terriglobus albidus harbors:
- a CDS encoding TonB-dependent receptor — MKTTNSPETRRGFAGVWFAMALCLAMLFPGLLLAQSDTGRVTGTVTDATGAVIPGATVTLVNTDTGATQTATTNGEGFYNFSAVVRGNYRVDATMAGFAKNTQTLVLQVSQVVAADFHLPPGAQSTTIDVTSAAPVVNLSTSSTGAVVEGRQVTELPINGRNFTQLATLVPGVTRGAFSSDASGRNGNSETFRYSDSGGAAISANGMRQQANNFLLDGTDNNESLVNGIVFFTPPEAIQEFRVDTSVAPAEFGRAGGAIINTSVKSGTNAIHGSLFGYYRSAAFDANPNYFNPTAVKPSFQRKQLGFAAGGPIWKDKIFLFGDYQALRLRQPQDTGYHTVPTARIRTGDFGELLGQDVTTVPDATLTGCTAVKVIGAIYDPTTCLPFTNNVIPTSRQTKAAINYFNAYPLPSRGGLINNYYVVRNQIRNFNDFDGRIDFRISQKDSVFARYSYGQDNFDVNSEFTNLPAGFASGANVSHPRGVAAGYTRIFTANLVNEFRFGYVRPQFGYIPPMFGTPVSQNLGIVNANRNALLGGGALIGGSNTQIEYTGDGGPYNVPEKTYQYADSLSWTHGNHAFKFGANVIRRRVDFFQGNNAKGYFIIGGVNYPGTGRFTGYETSELVAGFTDYRIGSASTYFKNFSWETGYFAQDDWKVTRRLTLNLGLRYDLYTYPYEQDNNQSNYDVAAGILRVAGTNGNSRSLIDTDKNNFAPRFGFAYDLFGNGRASLRGGYGIFYFVDRGGVGNQLSNNPGYNGFSEYRATDGYRITLMGQGALRDNNSTHATSVLPLPQFGPGSVNLNNPTNVGLIAQPKNSQNSMAQSWNLQIQQQLDHATSINLAYVGTKSDHLMTWFNLNAPVIGGTGSGLYPNRGTITYGLAGGSGNYHGMQIFVNRQMSAGLLATVAYTWSHTMDNSNGAFNTGTSGAGSRVFITSGGPNLRANYGSSDQDQRHVFTASALYQLPFGRGRTFGHNMNRALDEVIGGWQTNTIMSFASGTPIDLNLNGGTIDIRPDLISFQKVGRSRITSATNNGNQTFFNAVVKAPPINSFSMYTRIGTLSRNKFTGPGYNKVDFSVFKNFSITERVKAEFRAQAYNVFNHPQFSNPQTNAAQADFGTINSIRQYSERQIELAGHINF; from the coding sequence ATGAAGACTACAAACAGCCCTGAGACAAGAAGAGGGTTTGCCGGAGTTTGGTTTGCTATGGCTCTCTGCCTGGCAATGCTGTTCCCCGGTTTGCTTCTGGCACAGTCCGACACAGGACGTGTGACCGGAACGGTAACCGACGCAACCGGAGCTGTGATTCCTGGTGCGACCGTAACCCTGGTCAACACCGACACCGGCGCCACCCAGACGGCGACCACGAATGGAGAGGGCTTCTATAACTTCTCGGCTGTGGTTCGTGGCAACTATCGAGTCGATGCCACCATGGCCGGTTTCGCCAAGAACACACAGACCCTCGTACTGCAGGTCTCTCAGGTTGTGGCCGCCGACTTCCATCTCCCTCCCGGAGCGCAGAGCACCACGATCGATGTCACCTCGGCTGCTCCTGTCGTGAATCTTTCTACTTCCTCCACTGGAGCCGTAGTCGAAGGCCGCCAGGTGACAGAGCTTCCCATCAACGGACGCAACTTTACCCAGCTGGCCACTCTGGTCCCGGGTGTGACACGCGGTGCATTCTCGAGTGATGCCTCCGGACGTAATGGCAACTCTGAGACCTTCCGTTACAGTGACAGCGGCGGCGCTGCGATCTCCGCCAACGGCATGCGCCAGCAGGCGAACAACTTCCTGCTCGACGGTACAGACAACAATGAGTCACTTGTTAATGGCATAGTATTCTTCACTCCGCCTGAGGCGATTCAGGAGTTCCGCGTTGATACTTCGGTGGCTCCCGCGGAGTTCGGCCGTGCCGGTGGCGCGATCATCAACACTTCGGTGAAGTCGGGCACCAATGCGATTCATGGATCGCTCTTCGGCTACTACCGCAGCGCTGCCTTCGACGCCAACCCGAATTACTTCAATCCGACCGCGGTGAAGCCTTCCTTCCAGCGGAAGCAGCTCGGCTTTGCTGCGGGTGGGCCGATCTGGAAGGACAAGATCTTCCTGTTCGGCGATTATCAGGCACTGCGTTTGAGACAGCCGCAGGACACCGGCTATCACACGGTGCCGACGGCGCGTATACGCACCGGCGATTTCGGCGAACTACTGGGGCAGGATGTCACGACGGTTCCGGATGCAACGTTGACCGGTTGTACCGCGGTAAAGGTTATCGGCGCGATCTATGACCCCACTACCTGCCTCCCGTTCACGAATAATGTCATTCCGACGTCGCGTCAGACGAAGGCTGCCATCAACTATTTCAATGCGTATCCGCTACCCTCGCGTGGTGGCCTGATCAACAACTACTATGTCGTGCGCAACCAGATTCGTAATTTCAACGACTTTGATGGCCGCATCGACTTCCGCATCTCGCAGAAGGACTCGGTCTTTGCCCGCTATAGCTATGGGCAGGACAACTTCGACGTAAACAGCGAGTTCACGAATCTGCCCGCCGGTTTTGCATCAGGCGCAAACGTCAGCCATCCGCGCGGCGTCGCTGCGGGTTATACGCGCATCTTCACGGCGAACCTGGTAAATGAGTTCCGCTTCGGTTATGTTCGTCCGCAGTTCGGTTACATTCCTCCGATGTTCGGAACGCCGGTATCGCAGAACCTCGGTATTGTGAATGCGAACCGCAACGCTCTACTGGGTGGCGGAGCTCTGATCGGCGGCAGCAATACGCAGATTGAGTACACCGGTGACGGTGGACCGTATAACGTCCCTGAGAAGACCTACCAGTACGCCGATTCGCTGAGCTGGACCCACGGCAACCACGCCTTCAAGTTTGGTGCGAACGTCATTCGCCGTCGGGTGGACTTCTTCCAGGGCAACAACGCCAAGGGTTACTTCATCATCGGTGGTGTGAACTATCCGGGAACGGGTCGTTTCACCGGTTATGAGACCAGCGAACTGGTCGCCGGCTTTACCGACTACCGCATCGGTTCTGCCAGCACCTACTTCAAGAACTTCAGTTGGGAGACTGGCTACTTTGCCCAGGACGACTGGAAGGTAACTCGCCGCCTCACGCTGAATCTTGGTCTTCGCTACGATCTGTATACCTATCCGTACGAGCAGGACAACAACCAGTCCAACTACGACGTTGCGGCAGGAATTCTGCGTGTGGCCGGAACCAACGGCAATTCGCGCAGCCTGATCGATACGGACAAGAACAACTTTGCTCCGCGCTTCGGCTTTGCCTATGATCTCTTCGGCAATGGCCGCGCTTCGCTGCGTGGCGGTTACGGTATCTTCTACTTCGTCGATCGTGGCGGAGTCGGCAACCAGCTGAGCAACAATCCCGGTTACAACGGCTTCAGCGAATATCGTGCCACGGATGGATATCGCATCACGCTGATGGGACAGGGAGCATTGCGGGATAACAACAGCACGCACGCGACCAGCGTTCTGCCTCTGCCGCAGTTCGGTCCGGGGTCGGTGAATCTGAATAACCCAACCAACGTCGGTCTGATTGCACAGCCCAAGAACAGCCAGAACAGCATGGCGCAGAGCTGGAACCTGCAGATCCAGCAGCAGCTCGACCATGCCACCAGCATCAACCTGGCATATGTCGGAACCAAGAGCGATCATCTGATGACGTGGTTCAACCTGAACGCACCTGTGATTGGCGGTACTGGAAGTGGGCTATATCCGAACCGCGGCACCATTACCTACGGTCTGGCGGGAGGTTCAGGGAACTACCACGGTATGCAGATCTTCGTGAATCGGCAGATGTCGGCCGGGCTGCTGGCGACGGTCGCTTATACCTGGTCGCATACGATGGATAACTCGAACGGCGCCTTCAACACCGGTACCTCGGGTGCTGGATCTCGTGTCTTCATAACGTCGGGTGGTCCGAACCTGCGGGCTAACTACGGCAGCAGCGACCAGGACCAGCGCCATGTCTTCACTGCAAGCGCCTTGTATCAGCTTCCGTTTGGGCGTGGCCGCACCTTCGGCCACAATATGAACCGTGCCCTCGATGAGGTGATTGGCGGATGGCAGACGAACACCATCATGTCCTTTGCCAGCGGCACTCCGATCGACCTCAACTTAAATGGCGGAACAATTGATATCCGTCCTGACCTGATTTCATTCCAGAAGGTGGGCCGTTCGCGGATTACCAGCGCCACCAACAACGGTAACCAGACGTTCTTCAATGCCGTTGTGAAGGCTCCTCCGATCAATTCCTTCAGCATGTACACCCGTATCGGCACTCTGAGCCGTAATAAGTTCACCGGCCCTGGCTACAACAAGGTGGACTTTTCGGTCTTCAAGAACTTCTCTATTACCGAGCGTGTAAAGGCGGAGTTTCGCGCACAGGCTTACAACGTCTTCAACCATCCACAGTTCAGCAATCCGCAGACAAATGCTGCGCAGGCGGACTTCGGAACCATCAACAGTATTCGTCAGTACTCCGAGCGCCAGATCGAGCTCGCGGGACACATCAACTTCTAA
- a CDS encoding alpha-amylase family glycosyl hydrolase, translating into MNWKIHAWVAGIVWCAAATWAQDAPKIEKIDPPNWWVNMPKAMLLVKGENLSHATFTLSDAHLRIAQVKSSPNGHWAELWLNASPQKAEEVTISARNTAGKGSATYKFLTRRSTTDGFAGFSSKDVMYLIMTDRFADGDVSNDTVGNREKIRGWHGGDLRGVMQHLDYLQELGITTLWLTPVYQNHEADSYHGYGGTDMYAVDEHYGSMDDLKELSAALHQRGMKLVLDTVPNHVGPKHPWVEDEPEPDWFHGNRAKHSVAQGDFKPLTDPHASWRDQKNVTEGWFADILPDMNQENSAVAQYLTQNAVWWTEMTGADGLRIDTFPYVGRSFWQGFHAQLHGLYPKLTTVGEVFNPDATIVSSFAGGVTRNSLDTGLDTPFDFPSYFALRDVFVKGEPMTKLAETLRMDALYPHPERLTPFLGNHDTTRFLWEKGATLPRLKLAFAVLLTMRGMPQIYSGDEIAMTGGEDPDNRRDFPGGWAGDPQNAFTSGGRSTQQAEMYDWVRELAILRSRCDELQRGEEQVLLADKDTMVYVRGDALNLAANGKRRVIVAINRSQESRSIQLATSDTSLAGGKTIEMLLGSGTIDSSAEYLELKLLGESVTVFSIH; encoded by the coding sequence GTGAACTGGAAGATACATGCATGGGTTGCGGGCATCGTGTGGTGTGCGGCTGCGACATGGGCGCAGGACGCACCTAAGATCGAAAAGATCGATCCACCAAACTGGTGGGTGAATATGCCCAAAGCCATGCTGCTGGTGAAGGGGGAGAATCTCAGCCACGCGACATTCACGCTGAGCGATGCACACCTACGCATTGCGCAAGTTAAGAGTTCGCCCAATGGTCACTGGGCGGAGTTGTGGCTGAATGCTTCACCACAGAAAGCAGAAGAGGTCACTATTTCGGCTCGCAATACGGCTGGAAAGGGAAGTGCTACATACAAGTTTCTTACGCGGCGCAGTACGACGGACGGCTTCGCCGGATTCTCGTCGAAAGACGTGATGTACCTGATCATGACTGACCGCTTCGCCGATGGGGATGTGTCGAACGACACGGTGGGAAATCGCGAGAAGATCCGCGGATGGCATGGCGGCGATCTGCGCGGCGTGATGCAGCATCTTGACTACCTGCAGGAGCTCGGCATCACGACGCTGTGGCTAACCCCCGTCTATCAGAACCACGAGGCCGACAGCTATCACGGCTACGGCGGGACCGATATGTATGCGGTCGATGAGCACTATGGCTCGATGGACGATCTCAAGGAGCTCAGCGCGGCGCTGCATCAGCGTGGTATGAAGCTGGTGCTCGATACGGTACCCAATCATGTGGGGCCGAAGCATCCATGGGTTGAGGATGAACCCGAGCCGGACTGGTTCCATGGCAACCGTGCAAAGCACAGTGTGGCGCAGGGAGACTTCAAGCCGCTGACTGATCCGCATGCCTCCTGGCGCGACCAGAAGAATGTCACCGAGGGATGGTTTGCAGATATTCTTCCTGACATGAACCAGGAGAATTCTGCGGTCGCGCAGTACCTGACGCAGAATGCTGTCTGGTGGACGGAAATGACCGGAGCGGATGGTCTTCGCATCGATACCTTCCCGTATGTCGGCCGCAGTTTCTGGCAGGGCTTTCACGCACAGCTGCACGGCTTGTATCCGAAGCTGACGACCGTGGGTGAGGTCTTCAATCCCGATGCAACGATCGTCTCGTCGTTTGCCGGAGGAGTGACGCGGAACAGCCTCGACACCGGCCTTGATACGCCCTTCGACTTTCCCAGCTACTTCGCGCTGCGGGATGTCTTTGTGAAGGGTGAACCCATGACGAAGCTGGCGGAGACGCTGCGTATGGATGCTCTCTATCCACATCCTGAGCGTCTGACTCCCTTCCTTGGCAATCACGATACGACCCGGTTCCTCTGGGAGAAGGGCGCCACGCTGCCGCGGCTCAAGCTTGCCTTTGCTGTGTTGTTGACCATGCGTGGCATGCCGCAGATCTACTCCGGCGATGAGATTGCGATGACCGGCGGCGAAGATCCTGATAACCGCAGAGATTTTCCCGGTGGCTGGGCCGGCGATCCCCAGAATGCCTTTACCTCTGGCGGCCGGAGTACGCAGCAGGCAGAGATGTATGACTGGGTTCGTGAGTTGGCAATACTTCGCAGCAGATGCGACGAGCTGCAACGCGGGGAAGAGCAGGTCCTGCTCGCCGACAAAGACACGATGGTCTACGTCCGTGGCGACGCTCTCAATCTTGCAGCGAATGGGAAGCGCAGAGTCATCGTCGCGATCAACCGGTCACAGGAGAGCCGTTCGATACAGCTCGCCACGTCTGACACCAGCCTTGCCGGTGGTAAGACGATCGAGATGTTGCTTGGGAGCGGCACAATTGATTCGTCTGCCGAGTACCTTGAGCTCAAGCTCCTAGGAGAGTCGGTTACGGTCTTCAGTATCCACTAA
- a CDS encoding glycoside hydrolase family 16 protein: protein MSGIGSAFVAGLLLLCSVRQAVPASVHAHWKLTWSDEFNGADRAAPDPAKWSIVTGGRGFGNHELEQYTDRSENVRQEHGHLVITALKEAFTGTDGIAREYTSARLQTKGKFAQKYGRFEARIRISKGQGMWPAFWLLGSDIDAVGWPACGEIDVMENVGFEPAKVHGTLHGPRYSGDSPLTGAYTLPHGASTTPASKAGRGPRAFSDDFHVYAVEWNEHEIRFFVDNHLYETQTTDSIPGNKRWVFDHPFYLLLNLAVGGDWPKNPDETTQFPQQMLVDYVRVYQRR, encoded by the coding sequence ATGTCTGGTATCGGATCAGCCTTTGTTGCCGGCCTGCTGTTGCTGTGCTCTGTCCGGCAGGCAGTGCCCGCCTCTGTTCACGCCCACTGGAAGCTCACCTGGAGCGACGAGTTCAATGGTGCTGACCGTGCGGCGCCGGATCCGGCAAAGTGGTCAATCGTTACCGGTGGCCGCGGCTTTGGCAACCATGAACTGGAGCAGTACACCGATCGCAGTGAGAATGTTCGCCAGGAGCATGGCCACTTGGTGATCACAGCCCTCAAGGAGGCATTCACCGGAACGGACGGCATTGCGCGTGAGTACACCTCGGCTCGTCTGCAGACGAAAGGGAAGTTTGCACAGAAGTACGGCCGCTTTGAAGCTCGTATCCGTATTTCGAAGGGACAGGGGATGTGGCCGGCGTTCTGGCTTCTGGGTTCTGATATTGACGCCGTGGGTTGGCCGGCGTGCGGCGAGATCGATGTCATGGAGAATGTCGGCTTCGAACCCGCCAAGGTGCATGGCACGTTGCACGGTCCGCGCTACTCCGGCGATAGCCCGCTGACCGGGGCTTATACGCTGCCGCACGGAGCGTCCACCACCCCAGCCAGCAAAGCCGGCCGGGGACCCCGGGCGTTCAGCGACGACTTCCATGTGTATGCGGTCGAATGGAATGAACACGAGATCCGCTTCTTTGTCGACAACCATCTCTACGAGACCCAGACGACGGACAGCATCCCGGGCAATAAACGTTGGGTCTTCGATCATCCCTTCTATTTGTTGTTGAATCTCGCGGTCGGTGGAGACTGGCCGAAGAATCCGGATGAGACGACACAGTTTCCGCAACAGATGCTTGTGGACTACGTTCGCGTCTATCAACGGCGGTAA
- a CDS encoding GH1 family beta-glucosidase produces MLLSFSRRRFAQLFGAAAAALPFRGFDALAAAPGDAAATRPLAFPKGFLWGSATASYQVEGAAKEDGRGHSIWDTFSHTQGKTHNGDTGDVADDYYHRYRDDIRLMKDLGLTVCRFSVSWSRIFPNGTGSINQQGVDFYKKMVDAMLEAGIQPYCTLYHWDLPQALQDKGGWENRDTAQAFADYAGYVASKLSDRVKHFMTTNEIRSFVELGYREGIHAPGLRLDRAKVAQIAHHAVLGHGLAVQAIRAKAASGTRVGLAENPTVTNPAIETPEHIAAAHKAFREENAMYLSVIMEGRYTDLYLKQLGADAPKFTPEELRTIASPLDFVGINVYAPTYVRADAGERGYVMITPPTSFPKMASPWLTVGPESLYWAPKLIHDLWKVKEMYITENGASSDDVVAADGHVYDTDRVMYLRNYLTHLQRAISQGVPVKGYFLWSLLDNFEWADGYSKRFGIVYVDFATQKRIPKLSSQFYADVIRRNGLG; encoded by the coding sequence ATGTTGCTTTCTTTTTCCAGACGCAGATTTGCGCAACTCTTCGGCGCCGCCGCTGCGGCGCTTCCGTTCCGTGGGTTCGATGCACTTGCAGCAGCTCCTGGTGACGCTGCTGCCACTCGGCCACTGGCCTTTCCAAAGGGATTCCTCTGGGGCTCTGCAACCGCCTCTTACCAGGTAGAAGGGGCAGCTAAGGAAGACGGGAGGGGACACTCGATCTGGGACACTTTCTCGCATACGCAGGGAAAGACGCATAACGGCGATACCGGCGACGTGGCCGACGACTACTACCATCGTTATCGCGATGACATCCGCCTGATGAAGGATCTCGGGCTTACCGTCTGCAGGTTTTCGGTGTCGTGGTCACGCATCTTCCCCAATGGCACGGGTTCGATAAACCAGCAGGGCGTTGATTTCTATAAGAAGATGGTCGATGCCATGCTGGAGGCTGGGATTCAGCCCTATTGCACGTTGTATCACTGGGATCTGCCGCAGGCGTTGCAGGATAAGGGGGGATGGGAGAACCGTGATACGGCGCAGGCATTTGCAGATTACGCTGGGTATGTCGCTTCCAAGCTGTCTGACCGCGTAAAGCATTTCATGACGACCAACGAGATCCGTAGCTTTGTGGAGCTCGGTTATCGCGAGGGGATTCACGCTCCGGGATTGCGCCTGGACCGCGCAAAGGTCGCGCAGATCGCGCACCATGCGGTGCTGGGACATGGGCTGGCCGTACAGGCCATCCGCGCGAAGGCCGCGAGCGGTACACGTGTGGGTCTGGCGGAAAATCCTACCGTTACGAATCCCGCGATCGAGACCCCAGAGCATATCGCGGCGGCGCATAAGGCCTTCCGCGAGGAGAATGCGATGTATCTCTCAGTGATCATGGAAGGCCGCTACACAGACTTGTACTTGAAGCAGCTCGGCGCTGATGCCCCGAAGTTTACGCCGGAGGAACTGCGTACGATTGCGAGTCCGTTGGACTTTGTCGGGATCAACGTCTACGCGCCCACGTATGTCCGAGCCGATGCCGGTGAGCGGGGATATGTGATGATCACGCCGCCAACCTCGTTTCCTAAGATGGCGAGCCCATGGCTGACCGTAGGGCCAGAGAGTCTGTACTGGGCGCCGAAGCTGATTCACGATCTCTGGAAAGTGAAGGAGATGTACATCACGGAGAACGGTGCGTCTTCGGATGATGTGGTCGCTGCGGATGGTCACGTTTACGATACTGACCGCGTGATGTATCTACGCAACTATCTGACTCATCTGCAGCGCGCTATCAGCCAGGGTGTTCCGGTGAAGGGTTATTTTCTCTGGAGTCTGCTGGATAACTTTGAGTGGGCTGATGGATACAGCAAGCGCTTCGGCATTGTGTACGTGGACTTTGCTACGCAGAAGAGGATTCCGAAGCTGAGTTCGCAGTTTTATGCGGATGTGATTCGGCGGAATGGGCTTGGATAG
- a CDS encoding winged helix-turn-helix domain-containing protein: protein MSSTVQSPSRVSFGLYEADLQSGELWKAGHRIKIQSQPFKVLSILLERPGEVVSREELQQRLWGKDTIVDFDHSLGTAINKIREALSDSADNPRFVETLARRGYRFIAPVTYPVQAVAQASAAPVTVPTEPQTTTARAESIPKSRASFSPSTIRFVLSGVGLMAVLAAAGVGFYLGQSQGRGEPDRITQLTHHGRISPGAPAMESFPSAATDGVRIFTGQIENGRTILSQVFVNTGETMPLPVPSEIAAPSLGDLSPDGSKLLLRSHLSPESEQPLWVVPTGGGSALRVANINAHDATWMSDGSGILYAAGSQLSVTHLQDGASVPFATLPFGRAFWLRWSPDGKVLRFTILDPIAHTQSLWEMDAKSRKAKPLLVNWSKPATECCGTWTSDGKYYIFQSSHDGNTDLWQYNGSSAPTKITNGPLDFQAPVAARNGHRIFFLGLDSRSELQRFDATRREFLPERAFLANASRVTYSRDAQWVAWTDPQGRLWRARVDGTEKIQLTPESMQVFLAQWSPDGQQLALMARQPGKAWQLYAIQADGGSPTALLQENRNAGDPSWSADGKTLVFGRVTDLMGMESTTRNLQLLNLETHKTEAIPNSEGYFSPRWSPDGRYIAAISLDQRRLVLYDVAAKTWKALATTSVADPVWSADSRTIYLHAFMANTQPIYRVSIPDGKLEEVASLTSFRTGDIADYFFSGITPDSVPLVRARTATGNLYMLDLDGK from the coding sequence ATGTCATCCACGGTCCAGAGCCCATCCCGGGTATCCTTCGGGCTCTATGAGGCCGATCTCCAATCGGGCGAGCTCTGGAAGGCTGGCCACCGAATCAAAATCCAGAGTCAGCCCTTCAAAGTGCTGAGCATTTTGCTCGAGCGCCCGGGTGAGGTTGTGTCCCGGGAAGAGTTGCAGCAGCGCCTGTGGGGCAAGGACACGATCGTCGACTTCGACCACTCGCTGGGCACAGCTATTAATAAGATCCGTGAGGCCCTGAGCGACTCCGCCGACAACCCAAGATTTGTAGAGACCCTGGCCCGCCGCGGCTACCGGTTTATCGCTCCGGTTACCTATCCTGTCCAGGCGGTAGCGCAGGCCTCCGCGGCGCCGGTTACCGTTCCCACCGAACCACAGACTACTACCGCACGTGCGGAGAGCATTCCCAAGAGCCGGGCATCCTTTTCTCCATCGACCATCCGCTTCGTGCTCTCCGGCGTGGGGTTGATGGCTGTTCTTGCAGCTGCGGGCGTGGGCTTCTATCTGGGGCAGTCCCAGGGACGAGGAGAGCCCGACCGCATCACCCAATTGACCCATCACGGACGTATCTCACCCGGAGCCCCGGCGATGGAGAGCTTTCCCTCCGCAGCCACTGATGGAGTACGCATCTTCACCGGGCAGATCGAAAACGGACGCACCATTCTGTCGCAGGTCTTCGTGAACACCGGAGAGACCATGCCTCTGCCGGTACCCAGCGAAATCGCAGCTCCATCGCTCGGCGACCTCTCGCCAGATGGATCCAAGTTATTGCTGCGCAGCCATTTGTCCCCGGAATCCGAACAGCCGCTCTGGGTTGTTCCGACCGGTGGAGGATCGGCGCTGCGGGTAGCCAATATTAACGCCCACGACGCGACCTGGATGTCGGATGGCTCCGGCATTCTGTACGCCGCCGGATCACAGCTCTCCGTCACCCATCTGCAGGACGGCGCCTCCGTCCCGTTCGCCACGCTTCCGTTCGGACGGGCGTTCTGGCTGCGCTGGTCCCCCGATGGCAAGGTGCTTCGTTTCACCATCCTGGACCCCATCGCCCATACTCAGTCCTTATGGGAGATGGACGCCAAGTCACGCAAAGCTAAGCCTCTCCTCGTTAACTGGTCAAAGCCGGCGACTGAGTGCTGCGGCACCTGGACCTCAGACGGCAAGTACTACATCTTCCAGTCCTCGCATGACGGCAACACCGACCTTTGGCAGTACAACGGAAGCTCTGCGCCTACGAAGATTACGAATGGCCCGCTGGATTTCCAGGCTCCGGTCGCTGCCCGCAATGGACATCGCATCTTCTTCCTTGGCCTTGATTCGCGGTCTGAGCTGCAGCGGTTCGACGCCACACGCAGAGAGTTTCTACCTGAACGAGCCTTCCTGGCCAACGCCAGCCGGGTCACCTACTCGCGAGATGCCCAGTGGGTAGCATGGACCGATCCGCAGGGACGGCTATGGCGGGCACGTGTAGACGGAACGGAGAAGATCCAGCTCACCCCGGAGTCGATGCAGGTCTTTCTGGCCCAGTGGTCCCCCGATGGCCAACAGCTCGCCCTGATGGCACGCCAACCCGGGAAGGCGTGGCAACTTTATGCGATCCAGGCAGACGGTGGAAGCCCGACTGCCCTCCTTCAGGAAAATCGCAATGCCGGCGACCCTTCCTGGTCTGCCGATGGAAAGACTCTGGTCTTCGGGCGCGTCACCGACCTGATGGGCATGGAAAGCACCACCCGCAACCTGCAGTTGCTGAATCTGGAGACCCATAAGACCGAAGCGATTCCGAACTCGGAGGGCTACTTCAGCCCACGCTGGTCACCGGACGGCCGCTACATCGCCGCCATCAGCCTGGACCAGCGCAGGCTGGTGCTCTATGACGTAGCAGCGAAGACCTGGAAGGCGCTGGCCACGACCTCCGTGGCAGACCCCGTCTGGTCGGCAGACAGCCGGACAATCTACCTTCACGCCTTCATGGCAAACACTCAGCCGATCTATCGCGTCTCCATCCCCGATGGAAAGCTGGAAGAGGTAGCCAGCCTGACCAGCTTCCGCACCGGCGACATCGCAGACTACTTCTTCTCCGGCATAACCCCGGATAGCGTACCTCTGGTGCGTGCCCGCACAGCTACCGGAAACCTTTACATGCTCGATCTCGACGGCAAATAA